In a single window of the Prinia subflava isolate CZ2003 ecotype Zambia chromosome 3, Cam_Psub_1.2, whole genome shotgun sequence genome:
- the CYSLTR2 gene encoding cysteinyl leukotriene receptor 2 — protein sequence METRAQTMNISKVALDGSFPNSSSNCTVDGFKQVIYPIMYIFIFFLGAVGNSLSIYVFLQTSQRTSVNIYMQNLAISDLMFVSTLPFRASYFLLGSRWIFGDILCRVMTYTLYMNMYCSIYFLAVLSVVRFVAIVHPFKHGKVTNTRCARITCAAIWIFVLAAASPLLNKGVAGYSNPAKCLDLHPSSTHRLLMVNSFVLVVGFILPFGTIVFCYVFAVRALLKSRAPQSKRAVCHRKALLTIIITLILSLICFLPYHILRTVHLMYSSCSWASLHKALVVTLCLAAMNSCLDPFLYYFAAENFKAKIRSLCCR from the coding sequence ATGGAGACTCGGGCTCAGACTATGAATATTTCCAAGGTAGCACTAGATGGCAGCTTCCCTAACAGCTCCTCCAATTGTACAGTTGACGGCTTCAAACAAGTAATTTATCCCATCATGTATATCTTTATCTTCTTCCTGGGTGCTGTTGGAAACAGCCTCTCCATTTATGTTTTCCTCCAGACTTCACAAAGGACCTCAGTAAACATTTACATGCAGAACTTGGCTATTTCAGACCTCATGTTTGTGAGCACTTTGCCCTTCCGGGCCTCCTATTTCCTCTTGGGATCACGTTGGATATTTGGTGATATCCTCTGCAGGGTCATGACTTACACCTTGTACATGAACATGTACTGCAGCATTTATTTCCTCGCTGTGCTCAGCGTGGTTCGTTTCGTAGCCATTGTCCACCCTTTCAAACACGGAAAAGTGACCAACACGAGGTGTGCCAGGATAACCTGTGCGGCCATATGGATCTTCGTGCTGGCGGCTGCCAGCCCTCTGCTAAACAAGGGAGTCGCTGGCTACAGCAACCCAGCCAAATGCTTGGACCTCCACCCCTCCAGCACGCACAGGCTCCTCATGGTGAACAGCTTTGTCCTCGTCGTGGGCTTCATTCTGCCCTTCGGCACAATCGTGTTCTGCTACGTCTTTGCCGTCAGAGCGCTGCTCAAGTCCAGGGCTCCGCAGAGCAAGAGGGCAGTCTGTCACAGGAAGGCGCTGTTAACCATCATCATCACTCTCATCCTCTCCCTCATCTGTTTCCTGCCATATCACATCCTGAGAACTGTCCACCTGATgtacagcagctgcagctgggccagccTGCACAAGGCACTGGTGGTCACTCTCTGCCTCGCTGCCATGAACAGCTGCCTCGATCCCTTCCTTTATTACTTTGCTGCTgaaaatttcaaagcaaaaatcagAAGTTTGTGCTGCAGGTAG